TTCCACGGAGGATGCCCGTGCTTGCACGGTTACATCGAGCTTGCATTTGGACTCGTTGCCTCCGTTTTGACAGCCGACGAAGAAGGTTGTGTCGGAGAGGGGTAGCTGGGACTCATCGAGCTGGAgtgtcttcgcctctccttGCTGCGCGTCCACAGAAGCCGTTTTCCATTCAACTGGTGAGGGCGCCCCCAGGAGCTCCGTCAGGACAACCTGTCCGTCTGGAATGGATTTGTTATCATTACAACTCTTTACTTTAGCCCCTTCATTATAGGCGCAGCCTTTATCATTGCTGTTGGGTACAAATTTGTTTCCATTTCCAGTACAATTCAATGTAACACTCGGGGTGTCCTTCGATAGTGTCACGCTCTTCGCCATATTTTCACTAACTTGCTTTGACGCATCACACGTGTGGACATGCTGCGAAGCAGCCATCCCATTATTGTCCTCCAAACCCCCGTGCTGCAATACTTCTTGAACTCCGTGTGCACCAGCGTGTTCATTGCACAGCAGCAAAACGCCCCCGATACACACAGCCAGCACCTTTCGAGCCCTCGACTGGAAGATCGACCGTCGGCGGCCTGGTTCCCTTCTCCCCGCCTTCGCCATTGTATGAAAACACGTCCGAAAAATGATGCTGTTAAGCGTCCCGAAAAGCAGAGATACAAACTTATCGTCTAATCTTCAGAAAAACGTTTACAGAGGGCAAATTTCTAACCCCTGTACGCAGAACGCGATGCGATCGTCCCAGTTGCTTACGAAGTCTGCCACATCTATGATTTGGTTTACCCAAATAATGATCCATACACTAACTACATTTagagtcataaaatgttgtaATCAACATTCGGGTAGTCAAAGCTTGAATATCAGATAATAGAGCTAGGTTAATGAGAGGGAGGGGATACATACTACGCGCTTCGAGGCTCCACTACACCGCGGATGAcgccccgccgtcgccttccgcagcggTGAGTtgctcgctggcggcgcgcttccgcggcagATACGTTGATAGGTGGTTTCGCGAATTCTGGAGTCGAACAAGAGCCTGAGCGAACGCAGATACTGGCCCCCTCGCATACCCACCCTCACCTTCGTTGAAAGTCCCAGTGTATCGGTCATACTGAGGTGGCCTTTCGGTTTGGGTATGTATCTCCTTGTCACGACCTCCGACCGGTGAGTGAGGAGATGACCGCTGCTATGAAGGACTCTACCGATATTTCAAGACTCGCTTTCACTTTTTCGTATTCGGATAAGCCCCCCTTGTAGAAGATATACAGCCGGATCCTAAGAACTCCGTGTCGGCTTACGCTTGTGCCAGAGAAACTAGGCAGTTTTACTGTAGCTAGGGAGTGGCGGAGGACGGGGGGTTCTCGCGCAGTTAGGAGGCCTGCCGAGATTCCCTGTCTCGAATATCCCGAGAGCCGGACGCAAAGCCGTGCAATCTGCCTGACGACAACGTACCGTTTGAGACAAAGTCAGACTGACTTGCACAACGGGAAAACGGCAGGGGGATAAAAAATCCaccacggcggcgcagcccacAGTCCCAGTCTTGAGGTGATCATGCGAGTGTGAGGTTGAAGCGAGGCTAGTGCGAGCGATAATAGGAGAGCACTGGGCGTTTCTGCGGCTGTTGGTTTATCGAAGACAGTTGGCGGGAAGGGACATGCACTGCAACACCAAGAGTATATCCCTTGCGTAGGAACCTCACTTCGTCTTAACGACAAtgaggcaggcgaaggacTAATCCTACAGACACGTCAACTGTTGTGTGCGCGAGGAACACACAACATGACAACGGGCAACTGAGGCTCTCCCCTACTGCCTGCGAGGTATCTACCCCAGCCGAAATGCTTAACAAGAAATCCTGGCACAGTCAGTTGTGGAGCTCAGTACCGTAACAGCTCCGTGTCCGCATGGCGTAGCCAGTCCCCACAGATCCTAACAACATAAGATTGGCAGAGAGTTCGTTTAGATATCCGTGAGTTGCAGAGATCCGCTATTGCTGCTGGCtgtgcgttttctttttcgggTCATTGAGGGCGTTACCGAGCAGTACGACGCCAAAAACCCCTCCGAAACATGCGCGCTCCGAGTGGAGCACCTTGCTTGCGAAGACGTGCAGAACAGCCGAAacgttttctctgcagcactAGGCGTCATTCGCAGCATATGCGAAAGCGCTCGCGCCCTAACCGTAATATGCAGACCGGGTCCCTGGAGAAACTGTCCGACAGCAGAGGTCGTTGGGATCAACAAGCCAAGCCAAACGGGGGCATGCGCGCCCTGGCAGAAGATGATTAGTTCCGAGGTGTGGAGCTGACCGCAAGCTAGCAGCAATGAGCCACTTTATGCAAAGAAATGCCTATGGCAAGGCGTCATCGCCATGACACCATAAACCTTCCAAGGCCAACGTTGCGCTTGGTTCACCTCTGCCCATGTGATTTGTGCCAGGCAACTACATTCTGCAGATTCAGAAGCAAACCGAAACCATAGGGAAACTCAGCAGAACCTTTTGCACGTACAAGAATACATGTGAGGAAATTTATACGACATGCGATGCATCTGCGGCACACCGACTTGAAACAGTTAGAACTCATTCATGACTGATGCATTCCCTGTGGAGGCCAATTGCGCACGGATGGGGGACAATACCAATTCGTTATTCCCGCCACACCCATGTGTAGACATCTGATGTATAGTGTATACACGATCACGTCTAGAGCTCCGAATGCACAACAGCCGCGATACGGTGTGTGCGTGGCTCATACTTCATGAACGCTTGCGCCTCACTTGTTTTCTGTGTCATACTGCATGACCCCAGTATGCGAGAAAACGCAAAGATTAGGCGAAATTTATGCTCGCATGCGCCTACACCAACGGGAAGTGGACAAACGACAGAACCCTCTTAGGCACATTAAGGGAAACAGACACCTCTCGGAGTGGTATCAGAAATGAGAGATGTCAAAAGCAGAGAACTGCGCTCAGCCTGCAACTATGGGCCCCGCGCAGCCAGAGAGGGCCGAATGGCAGAATCGCAGCGGGTGGTGCAGAACGCCGACCCGCTTACACAATCCAGGGAAGCAGCCCAACCAGGACAGCAGAACCAGTGACAGTTGCGGCTGTTTGCACAATTAGTTTCGCAAAAGATGAACTTCCCGCCTTGACAAGCACATGCACCCTGCAAGGTGATGGACTCAGTTTGGCCGGTGGGGCGGCATTTGTCTTCGAGAGAGACGTGAAGGGCTTTTCTGCGACTGACTCGGCGGAGCAGCCAATGTAAAACTGCTGGTCGGCACTCGGAAACTCCGTCGGAGGGATTTCCAGCTTGACGTGGTTGTTGGTCTCGTCAGTCTTCGACCACCACGAGGCGTCGAAGTTGGGCAGAATGTCCTTGAAAGTCTTCGTGCAGGCCTTCATCTTCTCATCTTCACAGTAGTAGGTGGTATGATTGTTGGGTTCGATGGGGTGATCTTTTCCACACTCGAGAGTGAGGGTGTTGTTTTGTGGTGTGAGTTCGACCAGAAGCGGTTGAGGATTGCTGTGTTGACCGTATGCACACTTGGCAACGTTGCTTTCCACGGAGGATGCCCGTGCTTGCACAGTTATATCCAGTTTGCATTTGGACTCTTTGCCTCCGTTTTGACAGCCGACGAAGAAGGTTGTGTCGGAGAGGGGTAGGTGCGATTCATCGAGCTGCAGTGTCCACACTTCTTCCTGTGCCTTCGTCGTCCCCTTTTTTGTCCACTTGACAGGTTCAGTCGTTCCAAGAAGGCCTTGCAGGTCGACATATTTTTCAGCTGTGCAAGCTTTCACGTCGGTGGCACCGTCTCCGGAGCACACTTTCGTCCCTTCTCCTTCTGGAACGAATTTGTTGCTGTCTCCACTGCACTTTAGAGTAGCGCTCAGGTTTTCTTTCGACAACGCAAGGGGAGGCGGGGCATGCGCAGCATCGGTCTGCTTTTGCGACTCACAGGTGCGGAGCGAGTCAGCCTCCTCGGGATTTTCTGGGACGTCCCGGTGACGCGACACGTCGCGCATTTTTTCAGCCCGGACTTGTTCACCTGTTAGCAGCAGAACAGCCCAGAGGCACAGCGCCACGGCCGCACAGGCCTTCGGGTTAAACGACCCTCGACGTTGCTCGCCCGCTGTTTTCATCATCGTATAGGATCCGCGACGGAAAGGAGGGAAAGGCTTCACTACGTGTCCCGGAAAGTGCAGAGGCACTATACAGGAACTTTTTTTTAGAGAGCTGAAAAATTGCAGCGCGCTTCAAAGGAGAACAAGAGGAACCCCTTTAAACTTCCTGAGCGACGCGTTGTGGGCGGAGGCGGGTCGCTtggcgtcgcggcgcacgTCTGTGACGGGCAGACAGCAGGTTCGTTTCGCTACGCTGGGGTCAAGTCAAAACACTGGTTGCCACAGGTAGGCACCACCTTGCGGAAGTGAGCTCATGGGCACGAAAAAGTGGCACGAGTCCAAGGGATAGGAAAACTAGTGGCCTGCACTGGCTCACTAGCTCGAAATACTTGTCACGTGCTTCTCGATGGAATATGTGACGCGCAGTGGATGGAGACCGCTGGAAGAGTCACGTTCCGCATAATCCCCTCAGTTCAAGTGCCGAAGTAGCACTCCGACACAGCGGAAAACGTGTAAGGGATTTGTCAGTTGCAGTGAGGGCCCTCTTCTCACTACTGGCCTTCATTTCTCAAAATCGTTGCCTCTCATGATGGACGTTGGACGCGGACGAGCGCGGCACAACACATGAAGAGCTGTGAGGAGTCGAACACGACGTTCAGTGAGGATCTATGCTTCTTCGGTTACGCAGAGTTGCAACAGCTTGCAACAGCGAGCTCGACCTTGACCCAATGTGACGAGACCAAGACCGTTCACTTTTGCATGTCAGTCTTTGTAACGTGCGCTCACGGAGAAGTCCACACGCGTTTTCCAGCTGGCAGGCCGCCGGAAACCAGCGCCTCTGAAGACCCGCGACGCATGTACCGCTCGGTGTGGCTTCATGCACAGGTCATCTGCGGTGCGGGATCCACATAGCCATGCCCTTTCCCACAGCGAATCTCGCCCAAGCGAATTAACAAGAAGTCGATACACAGCTGCGCTGCCAGGGAATGCAACGACGGGCATAATCAACAGTGGCACGCCGATCTTTCAACAAACCAGGAACCATTGGGACAGCCTCGGCTGGGGAGGTTGTCCCGGGATCAAGGCGAAGACCCCTAGAATCACAGCGAGACACGGAAACGTGCAGCAGTTCAAACAGAGGTAGCAAGAAGGGCAACCACGGCAACACCGCAAaacgctgcggccgccctccACGCCGTCATCACTGCAGAAGAGAAACCCGACGCCTCGATGGTCACCATTACCCTGCACGTCGTCGCTTCAGCGTCAGACTGAGGGGCTACCCCCGGATCAGTGAATACGCGCTGGGCGTTCCCTCAACGGACTTTCCGGAGGAGCCGAGGTAAAACGTTTGGTCCGTATTCGGGAAATCTGTTGGAGGAACTGTTAGCGTGGCTCGATCATGCTCTTCCGTTGTTTCCGTCCACCACGCATCTGCTAAGTTCGGAAGAATAGCTTTGAAGTTATTTGCACAGGACTGCAGACTGCCGTCCTCACAGCAGCTGATGGCATCCTTCGGAGGCACAATCGAGTGACCGGTGCCACACTCCAATGTCAGGATGTAGTTCTGTTGCGTGAGCTCCACCTGCAAGGGGTGAGGGTTGCTGTGTCGGCCGTATGCGCACTGGACAACATTTTCTTCCACATTGGATCATCTGGCTTGCACGGTTGTGTCCAGTTTGCATTTTGAATTGGGTTTCCCGTTTTGGCagccgacgaagaaggacgtgtcggagagaggaagctggTTGACATCCAATTTCAAGGGCCACTCCTCGCTGCCAGTCTTCTTTGTGCTCTGCTTTTTCGTCCATGCAACCGACGTCGACGCTCCCAACAGCCCTGTCAACTCCACCTGCTTCTTCGACCCTTCTACGTACGCTCTTGCAGGCATTTACGTCGACAGCGTCTTTCTGTGAACAAACTGTCAGGCCTCGTTCTGGTATGAATTTGTTGCAGGCGCCACTGCATTCCAAGGTAACACTAAGATTTCCCTCCGACAGTACGAGTTTCGCCGGAAGATCGCCGTCGATTTGCTGTGCCACGTCGCATGTGCGTGTAGAATCCCAAGTGGGTTGTGGGTTTGCCGCTACCGGTTTTAAACTCCGGATGCCGCAGGACCTCCTGCAGCTTGGTGACCCCAGCTTTTTCGATGTGTACGAGCAAAATGCTTCCAGTGCATAGCGCCAGGAACGCGCGAGCCATCAACTGGGATTCCCCGGCGTCGCTCTGGTCTTGGTGTTTCTTGCGCCACTGCGTTCGCGCTAATACCTAACAGTGGATTTAATTCTCAGATTCACCTGTACCCACTGAAAGACACCAGATCCCGGCAATTCACTGCCTGCAACGACGCTTCGAACTTCCGAAAAAAGATTTGCAGGGCTGCTAGGGAGGGTGGCGAAGAGTCACAGGTCGACACCCTCtggcgcacacacgcacagtGTGCAGGGACGATGACCCGGCGCCAGCCAGAATACCCACCGCTGCCACACTCCTCTTGTCAAGCATTTCTATTCCGTTCCATGTAAACATGACGGGCACCACAAGTAAGTAAGTACGCGTTGTTGGAATAGATGACCGGTTCGTTGCTGTTCTCACGAGGCCGCCCCTGGGCCTGAGGGAGAGAGTCTTCGCACGCGGGACGCTGTTCAATCTTGCCCTTGTCTTCCGTTATGCGACTTTCCCACGGGTTGCGATGGACTTCTTGGAGGAAGAAGTGAGAGCTTCCTCTGCGAAACTACGCGGCATGAGCCTCTGGAGTGCTCGGGGGACGAGCAGGTGTAATCCGTTCTGCGCACGCTGGGCAGAAAAGAGAGTAACCGCGTTCCCGGCGGTCAGAGTGTGTTCTCACAAGCTTGCGAGGCCCAATGCTGCACGGTCGAAAGAGAGACCGACCAACTTTGAAAAACAGGAGGGACAGTAGTGAGATCTGTAGACTATGGGAGGGTGACCTGAGGAAATCCAGGGAGGCGAGGTTAGTTTGCTGGCTTGATGGGCGCCGGCTAGAAAATTATATTCGCGAGAGACCCCCTCCCTCAGCACATACCTAAGACTTCCACGCCAATTACGGCTCGAAAGTGAAGCATCTCCGACAGGTCGTCCGCATCGTTGTGCCTTGGGTTCACCGTGCTAACACGTGACGCACATCACCGCACAAAGAGCCTAAAGTCagattcctaggttgatataacTACCCTTTTCCAGGGGTAGGTACTACAAGTTGGGCAATTGatttagatcttgaaggtcttcGCTTGCCGGATCCATGTTCTCTTGCGCTTTTCATGATGACAAATGAGGCTATGATACCGCCGAATGGGGTATGTGTACGTGCTCCTGTCTCCCACGTCAGAAATTAGTGCGAACGCCTTCCGAAAAGCGAGATAACTCGTGGGTTTCGTCTAGAGTCCCGTTTGCTGTTGCCTGCTTTGCGTAATCAATTCAGCGCCGCTGGAAATGGGGGAGAATTGCTGTGCCTCTAATCCGCTGTCCTTCCGATGACAGATTACTGCCGACGAGCAAACGTAGCACAAACTTGTAGCACCGTATACTTTCCTGGGAAGAGGCAATATCCTGCGGAACGAAAATTACGTTTTAGGTAAGCACCAGAGCGCCTCAGGTGAGCAGTACGAAAGGAACAGGCACATGCTCAGGGGCTCGCATGGCCTGACACACGCGGCTTCTGAGTTTCTCCCTTCCTTCCTAACCGCGAAACCGGAAGCAGAGCCGGGAGCAAGGTCTCCGAGACTCCGATGCGTCTGCCGTCAATCAGaatgcgcgtctgcggcactGCATTTTCAATTTTGCCATCTGCAGCGGCAGTCCGCAAACACGACACCCTACGACAGCCTACCGTGAATGCACTTCGAAATTTATTCACAACAAAACGTAACCACGCGAGCGCATTCCAACCGCAGTGCGGGGTGCAGTTTGGTCGCATGTTTGACGATTGTTCTTTTGCGCACCTCTCCAGAAGAACCTGAAGGTCGGATACCCTCGCACCTACAGACGCTTTGGACGCATACAGCTGTGCCTACCGATGAAGACATACGAGGCCTACATCCCCACGGGAAGCCACTGGACACCGGCAGGCACGTAAGGGTCTGACATcgcatatacacatatcGACTCTAACGCTGCTCAGAATAAGCCGACAAGATAGCCCGAGATGGCGGCAGCACCAGCAACCGACGCCGCCATTGAGGAGGTCGATGCCCTTGTTGCCAAGCCCGCTGCCTTGACAGTTACCAGCACTCTGCAGGGTGACGGTTCAGCTTGGGGCTGCGGTTCACTCTGTCCGCGCGAGACAGCCTGGCCGCCGGCATTTTCTTTGGCCAACTTGCAGCCCACGTAAAACTTGAAGTCTGCGGCGGGGAACTCCCTCGGAGGAATGGTAAGCTTGGCACTTTCCTTTGGCTTGCTCCCTTCCGTCCACCAGGAGTCAGTGAAATTTGGAAGAACTTCCTTGAAGCTCTTTGTGCAGGTTGTCAAGGTGCCGTCCTCACAGTAGTTGGTAGAATAGTTGGTGGGTTCAAGCACGTGATTGGATCCACATTCTAGAGTCAAGGCGTTGTTGTCGTGTGTCAGTTCCACTTGCAGGGGTTGAGGATTACTGTGCTGGCCGTAGGCGCACTTGACAACGTTGCTTTCTACAGAGGAAGATCTGGCCTGCACAGTTATATCGAGTCTGCAATTCGATGTTTTGCCTCCGTTTTGGCAGCCTACGAAGAACGTTGTGTCTTCCAAAGGGAGTTGTGACTCGTCAAGCTCGAGTGACCACTCTTCCCCTACTTCAGGCACAGGGGATTTCTGTTCCCACACAACGCCAGTCGACGCACCGAGCAAACCTGTCAGTACTTCCTGTTGTCCTGGGGGGGAATTGGTGCTGCACGCCTGCACAGTGGCGTTCGCTTTGCCTGCACAGACGTTTTTACCGCCTCCAGGCACGAATTTGTTGTTCTGTCCCGTGCACTTCAAAGTAGCACGGAGATTGCTCTTTGACACCGTCAATGCCGCCGGTTGAGCACCCTGCTCACTTTGGTGGGCTGCGTCGCATGTACTGACAGAATTGGAGATGCCCGGTGAGTC
This portion of the Besnoitia besnoiti strain Bb-Ger1 chromosome VII, whole genome shotgun sequence genome encodes:
- a CDS encoding SAG-related sequence (encoded by transcript BESB_080790); amino-acid sequence: MRHGVEDSPGISNSVSTCDAAHQSEQGAQPAALTVSKSNLRATLKCTGQNNKFVPGGGKNVCAGKANATVQACSTNSPPGQQEVLTGLLGASTGVVWEQKSPVPEVGEEWSLELDESQLPLEDTTFFVGCQNGGKTSNCRLDITVQARSSSVESNVVKCAYGQHSNPQPLQVELTHDNNALTLECGSNHVLEPTNYSTNYCEDGTLTTCTKSFKEVLPNFTDSWWTEGSKPKESAKLTIPPREFPAADFKFYVGCKLAKENAGGQAVSRGQSEPQPQAEPSPCRVLVTVKAAGLATRASTSSMAASVAGAAAISGYLVGLF
- a CDS encoding SAG-related sequence (encoded by transcript BESB_080780); translated protein: MMKTAGEQRRGSFNPKACAAVALCLWAVLLLTGEQVRAEKMRDVSRHRDVPENPEEADSLRTCESQKQTDAAHAPPPLALSKENLSATLKCSGDSNKFVPEGEGTKVCSGDGATDVKACTAEKYVDLQGLLGTTEPVKWTKKGTTKAQEEVWTLQLDESHLPLSDTTFFVGCQNGGKESKCKLDITVQARASSVESNVAKCAYGQHSNPQPLLVELTPQNNTLTLECGKDHPIEPNNHTTYYCEDEKMKACTKTFKDILPNFDASWWSKTDETNNHVKLEIPPTEFPSADQQFYIGCSAESVAEKPFTSLSKTNAAPPAKLSPSPCRVHVLVKAGSSSFAKLIVQTAATVTGSAVLVGLLPWIV
- a CDS encoding SAG-related sequence (encoded by transcript BESB_080770), which produces MAKAGRREPGRRRSIFQSRARKVLAVCIGGVLLLCNEHAGAHGVQEVLQHGGLEDNNGMAASQHVHTCDASKQVSENMAKSVTLSKDTPSVTLNCTGNGNKFVPNSNDKGCAYNEGAKVKSCNDNKSIPDGQVVLTELLGAPSPVEWKTASVDAQQGEAKTLQLDESQLPLSDTTFFVGCQNGGNESKCKLDVTVQARASSVESNVAKCAYGQHSNPQPLLVELTPQNNTLTLECGKDHPIEPTNHTTYYCEDEKMKACTKTFKDILPNFVASWWSKTDETNNHVKLEIPATEFPSADQQFYIGCSPNPGESVEAKAVLAASKPEDQQSSTGSSLCKVQVTVKAASSASALRRLTVVGAATAAAALTGLLFGQH